A genome region from Populus alba chromosome 5, ASM523922v2, whole genome shotgun sequence includes the following:
- the LOC118045739 gene encoding U-box domain-containing protein 4 isoform X1, giving the protein MEISLLEVLLKNISAFLHISKDDKISSDPVQKYYQKAEEILKLLKPILETIVNSEVASDEVLNKDFQELGQSVDELREIFENWQPLSSKVHFVLQIESLTSKICSLGLNSFQLLKASHQQLPDELSSSSLENCIQKIKLSGYVQTSSIIKEAISGQEEGVGPSSEILVKIADSLCLRSNQEILIEAVALEKLKENAEQAEKTAEAEFIDQIITLVTRMHERLVLIKQSQTYSPVPIPADFCCPLSLELMTDPVIVASGQTYERAFIKNWIELGLTVCPKTQQTLAHTNLITNYTVKALIANWCESNNVKLPDPIKSMSFNQPSPLLVHAESITSREHVLSHPRGSQPISSESNQTTGSPGQNMISSSGIQREGSSPLHSHSTSESSLSVIVGNGQGLDIARISSLMSSEERSSNSEERNLDSVHHCSASPSRKEVSTSVRADGLLSQNHNRSASASSALGHAAFPQGASGDANESSEFSNHLTSYSSDISGEVKPEPQASSALHTPHREPEFPSRLVDTRSRSQIIWRRPSDRLVPRIVSSSAIETRADLGGIETEVRNLVEDLKSTLVDTQRDATAKLRLLAKHNMDNRIVIANFGAISLLVNLLRSTDLKIQENAVTALLNLSINDNNKTAIGNADAIEPLIHVLETGSPEAKENSAATLFSLSVIEDNKVRIGRSGAIVPLVDLLGNGTPRGKKDAATALFNLSIFHENKDRIVQAGAVKHLVELMDPAAGMVDKAVAVLANLATIPDGRNAIGQEGGIPVLVEVVELGSARGKENAAAALLQLCTNSSRFCHMVLQEGAVPPLVALSQSGTPRAKEKAQALLSFFRNQRHGNAGRA; this is encoded by the exons ATGGAGATATCTTTGTTAGAAGTGCTTCTGAAAAATATCTCTGCATTTTTGCATATATCAAAAGATGACAAAATTAGCTCAGATCCAGTTCAGAAGTACTACCAGAAGGCAGAAGAGATACTAAAGCTGCTGAAGCCAATACTTGAAACCATTGTTAATTCTGAAGTAGCTTCTGATGAAGTGCTTAATAAGGATTTCCAAGAATTGGGTCAATCTGTTGATGAATTGCGGGAGATATTTGAGAACTGGCAACCATTGTCAAGCAAAGTTCATTTT GTTCTGCAAATTGAATCATTAACATCGAAAATTTGTTCTCTGGGCCTGAATAGTTTTCAGCTGTTGAAGGCTTCCCATCAACAACTACCAGATGAATTAAGTTCATCATCTCTTGAG AACTGCATACAGAAAATTAAACTTTCTGGGTATGTACAAACATCATCCATCATTAAAGAAGCTATAAGTGGCCAGGAGGAGGGTGTTGGACCCAGCTCAGAGATCTTGGTGAAAATTGCAGACAGCCTGTGCTTGAGGTCCAATCAGGAGATTTTGATTGAAGCAGTGGCCCTAGAGAAGTTAAAGGAGAATGCTGAACAAGCTGAGAAAACTGCAGAAGCTGAGTTTATTGATCAAATAATCACCCTTGTGACCCGCATGCATGAACGCCTTGTTCTAATAAAGCAGTCCCAGACATATAGCCCAGTCCCAATACCTGCTGATTTTTGTTGTCCTCTCTCTCTTGAGTTGATGACAGATCCGGTAATTGTGGCATCAGGGCAAACTTATGAGCGGGCTTTCATTAAAAACTGGATTGAACTTGGGCTCACTGTGTGTCCCAAGACACAGCAGACTCTGGCTCACACTAATCTCATAACTAATTACACTGTGAAGGCATTAATTGCAAATTGGTGTGAGTCAAACAATGTGAAGCTTCCTGATCCCATAAAGTCCATGAGCTTCAATCAGCCATCACCACTTCTTGTGCATGCAGAGTCTATTACATCCAGGGAGCATGTTCTTTCGCATCCAAGGGGCAGCCAGCCAATATCTTCTGAGTCAAATCAGACTACTGGTTCACCTGGTCAGAACATGATCTCTTCCAGTGGAATCCAACGAGAGGGAAGTTCTCCACTACATTCACATTCTACTTCTGAGAGTTCCTTGTCAGTTATAGTTGGAAATGGCCAGGGTTTGGATATTGCAAGAATATCATCACTAATGAGTTCTGAAGAAAGGTCCAGTAACTCAGAAGAGAGGAATTTGGATTCAGTTCACCACTGTTCTGCATCACCATCTAGAAAGGAAGTTTCAACTTCTGTTAGAGCTGATGGTCTACTATCTCAGAACCATAATAGAAGTGCATCGGCCTCCAGTGCACTTGGTCATGCAGCTTTTCCTCAAGGAGCATCAGGAGATGCCAATGAATCTTCCGAGTTCTCAAACCATCTTACATCCTACAGCAGTGATATTTCTGGGGAGGTAAAGCCAGAGCCACAGGCATCTTCTGCCTTGCACACCCCACACAGAGAACCTGAGTTCCCATCCCGTTTGGTTGATACACGGTCTAGAAGCCAAATAATCTGGCGCCGGCCTTCTGATAGGCTTGTGCCAAGGATAGTTTCTTCTTCAGCTATTGAAACAAGAGCTGATCTTGGTGGCATTGAAACAGAAGTTCGGAACCTGGTCGAGGACTTGAAGAGCACTTTGGTTGATACTCAAAGAGATGCAACAGCTAAACTTAGGCTACTTGCTAAACACAACATGGATAACCGGATTGTTATAGCAAATTTTGGGGCCATTAGCTTACTGGTCAACTTGCTTCGCTCAACAGACTTGAAAATTCAGGAAAATGCTGTCACAGCTCTTCTTAACTTATCAATTAATGATAACAACAAAACAGCGATTGGCAATGCAGATGCTATTGAACCCCTGATTCATGTCCTTGAAACAGGAAGCCCTGAGGCTAAAGAGAACTCAGCTGCCACACTCTTTAGTCTCTCTGTGATCGAGGATAACAAGGTCAGGATTGGAAGGTCTGGGGCAATTGTACCACTGGTTGATTTACTGGGCAATGGAACACCCAGGGGGAAGAAGGATGCAGCCACAGCTTTGTTTAATTTGTCAATATTTCATGAAAACAAGGACCGGATTGTACAAGCTGGTGCTGTTAAACATCTTGTGGAATTGATGGACCCGGCAGCTGGGATGGTTGACAAGGCAGTTGCTGTTTTGGCAAATCTTGCGACGATTCCAGATGGAAGGAATGCTATTGGTCAGGAGGGTGGGATCCCTGTCCTGGTTGAGGTTGTCGAGTTGGGTTCTGCAAGAGGGAAGGAAAATGCAGCCGCTGCTCTCTTGCAGCTTTGCACAAATAGTAGTAGGTTTTGCCACATGGTGCTCCAAGAAGGTGCTGTCCCACCATTAGTGGCTTTGTCTCAATCTGGTACTCCAAGGGCTAAAGAAAAG GCACAGGCCCTTCTTAGCTTTTTCAGAAACCAGCGGCATGGTAACGCTGGAAGGGCTTGA
- the LOC118045739 gene encoding U-box domain-containing protein 4 isoform X2 has translation MKCLIRISKNWVNLLMNCGRYLRTGNHCQAKFIFFQLLKASHQQLPDELSSSSLENCIQKIKLSGYVQTSSIIKEAISGQEEGVGPSSEILVKIADSLCLRSNQEILIEAVALEKLKENAEQAEKTAEAEFIDQIITLVTRMHERLVLIKQSQTYSPVPIPADFCCPLSLELMTDPVIVASGQTYERAFIKNWIELGLTVCPKTQQTLAHTNLITNYTVKALIANWCESNNVKLPDPIKSMSFNQPSPLLVHAESITSREHVLSHPRGSQPISSESNQTTGSPGQNMISSSGIQREGSSPLHSHSTSESSLSVIVGNGQGLDIARISSLMSSEERSSNSEERNLDSVHHCSASPSRKEVSTSVRADGLLSQNHNRSASASSALGHAAFPQGASGDANESSEFSNHLTSYSSDISGEVKPEPQASSALHTPHREPEFPSRLVDTRSRSQIIWRRPSDRLVPRIVSSSAIETRADLGGIETEVRNLVEDLKSTLVDTQRDATAKLRLLAKHNMDNRIVIANFGAISLLVNLLRSTDLKIQENAVTALLNLSINDNNKTAIGNADAIEPLIHVLETGSPEAKENSAATLFSLSVIEDNKVRIGRSGAIVPLVDLLGNGTPRGKKDAATALFNLSIFHENKDRIVQAGAVKHLVELMDPAAGMVDKAVAVLANLATIPDGRNAIGQEGGIPVLVEVVELGSARGKENAAAALLQLCTNSSRFCHMVLQEGAVPPLVALSQSGTPRAKEKAQALLSFFRNQRHGNAGRA, from the exons ATGAAGTGCTTAATAAGGATTTCCAAGAATTGGGTCAATCTGTTGATGAATTGCGGGAGATATTTGAGAACTGGCAACCATTGTCAAGCAAAGTTCATTTT TTTTCAGCTGTTGAAGGCTTCCCATCAACAACTACCAGATGAATTAAGTTCATCATCTCTTGAG AACTGCATACAGAAAATTAAACTTTCTGGGTATGTACAAACATCATCCATCATTAAAGAAGCTATAAGTGGCCAGGAGGAGGGTGTTGGACCCAGCTCAGAGATCTTGGTGAAAATTGCAGACAGCCTGTGCTTGAGGTCCAATCAGGAGATTTTGATTGAAGCAGTGGCCCTAGAGAAGTTAAAGGAGAATGCTGAACAAGCTGAGAAAACTGCAGAAGCTGAGTTTATTGATCAAATAATCACCCTTGTGACCCGCATGCATGAACGCCTTGTTCTAATAAAGCAGTCCCAGACATATAGCCCAGTCCCAATACCTGCTGATTTTTGTTGTCCTCTCTCTCTTGAGTTGATGACAGATCCGGTAATTGTGGCATCAGGGCAAACTTATGAGCGGGCTTTCATTAAAAACTGGATTGAACTTGGGCTCACTGTGTGTCCCAAGACACAGCAGACTCTGGCTCACACTAATCTCATAACTAATTACACTGTGAAGGCATTAATTGCAAATTGGTGTGAGTCAAACAATGTGAAGCTTCCTGATCCCATAAAGTCCATGAGCTTCAATCAGCCATCACCACTTCTTGTGCATGCAGAGTCTATTACATCCAGGGAGCATGTTCTTTCGCATCCAAGGGGCAGCCAGCCAATATCTTCTGAGTCAAATCAGACTACTGGTTCACCTGGTCAGAACATGATCTCTTCCAGTGGAATCCAACGAGAGGGAAGTTCTCCACTACATTCACATTCTACTTCTGAGAGTTCCTTGTCAGTTATAGTTGGAAATGGCCAGGGTTTGGATATTGCAAGAATATCATCACTAATGAGTTCTGAAGAAAGGTCCAGTAACTCAGAAGAGAGGAATTTGGATTCAGTTCACCACTGTTCTGCATCACCATCTAGAAAGGAAGTTTCAACTTCTGTTAGAGCTGATGGTCTACTATCTCAGAACCATAATAGAAGTGCATCGGCCTCCAGTGCACTTGGTCATGCAGCTTTTCCTCAAGGAGCATCAGGAGATGCCAATGAATCTTCCGAGTTCTCAAACCATCTTACATCCTACAGCAGTGATATTTCTGGGGAGGTAAAGCCAGAGCCACAGGCATCTTCTGCCTTGCACACCCCACACAGAGAACCTGAGTTCCCATCCCGTTTGGTTGATACACGGTCTAGAAGCCAAATAATCTGGCGCCGGCCTTCTGATAGGCTTGTGCCAAGGATAGTTTCTTCTTCAGCTATTGAAACAAGAGCTGATCTTGGTGGCATTGAAACAGAAGTTCGGAACCTGGTCGAGGACTTGAAGAGCACTTTGGTTGATACTCAAAGAGATGCAACAGCTAAACTTAGGCTACTTGCTAAACACAACATGGATAACCGGATTGTTATAGCAAATTTTGGGGCCATTAGCTTACTGGTCAACTTGCTTCGCTCAACAGACTTGAAAATTCAGGAAAATGCTGTCACAGCTCTTCTTAACTTATCAATTAATGATAACAACAAAACAGCGATTGGCAATGCAGATGCTATTGAACCCCTGATTCATGTCCTTGAAACAGGAAGCCCTGAGGCTAAAGAGAACTCAGCTGCCACACTCTTTAGTCTCTCTGTGATCGAGGATAACAAGGTCAGGATTGGAAGGTCTGGGGCAATTGTACCACTGGTTGATTTACTGGGCAATGGAACACCCAGGGGGAAGAAGGATGCAGCCACAGCTTTGTTTAATTTGTCAATATTTCATGAAAACAAGGACCGGATTGTACAAGCTGGTGCTGTTAAACATCTTGTGGAATTGATGGACCCGGCAGCTGGGATGGTTGACAAGGCAGTTGCTGTTTTGGCAAATCTTGCGACGATTCCAGATGGAAGGAATGCTATTGGTCAGGAGGGTGGGATCCCTGTCCTGGTTGAGGTTGTCGAGTTGGGTTCTGCAAGAGGGAAGGAAAATGCAGCCGCTGCTCTCTTGCAGCTTTGCACAAATAGTAGTAGGTTTTGCCACATGGTGCTCCAAGAAGGTGCTGTCCCACCATTAGTGGCTTTGTCTCAATCTGGTACTCCAAGGGCTAAAGAAAAG GCACAGGCCCTTCTTAGCTTTTTCAGAAACCAGCGGCATGGTAACGCTGGAAGGGCTTGA
- the LOC118045740 gene encoding uncharacterized protein isoform X2, with protein MEVLANKENKSMPRDPQDNKFIQCVSNFQDKSFHAEEALHGDGAKAAAARSEDMEVNIIDCTTVSDNEQNEARCDDAATQSISSFGDTESKTKNGSSGLSDTEVESQLFVGGGHMSIFDGYGSSFKMRRKKLTDHWRRFIRPLMWRFKWVELKIKELQSQALKYDREIAEDEQRKLFDLETFMEGGFPVKSLPFSTCMTRKKAMKRKKRKRFEETEDVASYILQHNLFSYYENKKSATDGASIDDGYSNPAKTINDNDEFGTQDGLTSIQSRDSISEHILRQIEVLKSHVHKLKSRADKVASENPVKFSSVNNLSLLAPSNALTSSEQNPASVPRIGYRLLHTQTQHMSGCNMGDLMPETAISSHGDATSRSDMIENTGQPQGGVSCGN; from the exons ATGGAAGTTTTGGCTAATAAAGAGAATAAGAGTATGCCACGAGATCCACAAGATAATAAGTTCATACAATGTGTGAGTAATTTCCAGGACAAAAGCTTTCATGCAGAAGAAGCTTTACATGGTGATGGAGCTAAGGCAGCTGCAGCCAGAAGTGAGGATATGGAGGTTAATATAATTGACTGTACCACTGTCAGTGACAATGAGCAAAATGAAGCTAGATGTGACGATGCTGCGACCCAGAGCATTAGTTCTTTTGGGGACACGGAATCTAAGACTAAGAATGGTTCTTCTGGGTTAAGTGATACTGAAGTTGAGTCACAGTTATTTGTTGGAGGTGGACATATGTCTATATTTGATGGATATGGCAGCTCATTTAAAATGAG GAGGAAAAAGTTGACAGACCATTGGAGGAGATTTATTCGTCCTCTCATGTGGAGATTTAAGTGGGTAGAATTGAAAATTAAGGAATTGCAGTCCCAAGCCCTCAAGTATGACAGAGAAATTGCAGAAGATGAACAGAGAAAACTGTTTGATCTTGAAACATTTATGGAAGGAGGTTTTCCTGTGAAGTCACTGCCTTTTTCTACTTGTATGACGAGAAAGAAAGcaatgaagagaaagaaaagaaagagatttGAAGAGACTGAGGATGTAGCATCATATATATTACAACATAACCTTTTCTCCTATTATG AAAATAAGAAGTCTGCTACTGATGGTGCTTCTATTGATGACGGTTACAGTAACCCAG CCAAGACAATAAATGACAATGATGAGTTTGGGACTCAAGATGGATTGACTTCTATTCAGTCCAGAGATAGCATCAGTGAACATATCCTTAGACAGATTGAAGTGCTAAAATCACATGTCCATAAGTTGAAGTCCCGGGCAGACAAAGTGGCTAGTGAAAATcctgtgaaattttcttctgTCAATAATTTGAGCTTACTTGCACCATCGAATGCATTGACCAGTTCTGAACAAAATCCTGCTTCAGTTCCAAGAATAGGATATAGATTGCTACATACACAAACACAGCATATGTCTGGGTGCAACATGGGGGATCTTATGCCTGAAACTGCAATTTCGAGTCATGGAGATGCCACCTCTCGATCTGATATGATTGAGAACACTGGCCAACCTCAGGGTGGGGTTTCATGTGGAAAT TGA
- the LOC118045740 gene encoding uncharacterized protein isoform X1, translating to MEVLANKENKSMPRDPQDNKFIQCVSNFQDKSFHAEEALHGDGAKAAAARSEDMEVNIIDCTTVSDNEQNEARCDDAATQSISSFGDTESKTKNGSSGLSDTEVESQLFVGGGHMSIFDGYGSSFKMRRKKLTDHWRRFIRPLMWRFKWVELKIKELQSQALKYDREIAEDEQRKLFDLETFMEGGFPVKSLPFSTCMTRKKAMKRKKRKRFEETEDVASYILQHNLFSYYENKKSATDGASIDDGYSNPAKTINDNDEFGTQDGLTSIQSRDSISEHILRQIEVLKSHVHKLKSRADKVASENPVKFSSVNNLSLLAPSNALTSSEQNPASVPRIGYRLLHTQTQHMSGCNMGDLMPETAISSHGDATSRSDMIENTGQPQGGVSCGNAEEEILICNAAVKEFKDFDIGLAEKLLGVMEKQTDQASNPDLPEEMLVARVLFGGKSLPKSRSDVSNYKKKRGRKK from the exons ATGGAAGTTTTGGCTAATAAAGAGAATAAGAGTATGCCACGAGATCCACAAGATAATAAGTTCATACAATGTGTGAGTAATTTCCAGGACAAAAGCTTTCATGCAGAAGAAGCTTTACATGGTGATGGAGCTAAGGCAGCTGCAGCCAGAAGTGAGGATATGGAGGTTAATATAATTGACTGTACCACTGTCAGTGACAATGAGCAAAATGAAGCTAGATGTGACGATGCTGCGACCCAGAGCATTAGTTCTTTTGGGGACACGGAATCTAAGACTAAGAATGGTTCTTCTGGGTTAAGTGATACTGAAGTTGAGTCACAGTTATTTGTTGGAGGTGGACATATGTCTATATTTGATGGATATGGCAGCTCATTTAAAATGAG GAGGAAAAAGTTGACAGACCATTGGAGGAGATTTATTCGTCCTCTCATGTGGAGATTTAAGTGGGTAGAATTGAAAATTAAGGAATTGCAGTCCCAAGCCCTCAAGTATGACAGAGAAATTGCAGAAGATGAACAGAGAAAACTGTTTGATCTTGAAACATTTATGGAAGGAGGTTTTCCTGTGAAGTCACTGCCTTTTTCTACTTGTATGACGAGAAAGAAAGcaatgaagagaaagaaaagaaagagatttGAAGAGACTGAGGATGTAGCATCATATATATTACAACATAACCTTTTCTCCTATTATG AAAATAAGAAGTCTGCTACTGATGGTGCTTCTATTGATGACGGTTACAGTAACCCAG CCAAGACAATAAATGACAATGATGAGTTTGGGACTCAAGATGGATTGACTTCTATTCAGTCCAGAGATAGCATCAGTGAACATATCCTTAGACAGATTGAAGTGCTAAAATCACATGTCCATAAGTTGAAGTCCCGGGCAGACAAAGTGGCTAGTGAAAATcctgtgaaattttcttctgTCAATAATTTGAGCTTACTTGCACCATCGAATGCATTGACCAGTTCTGAACAAAATCCTGCTTCAGTTCCAAGAATAGGATATAGATTGCTACATACACAAACACAGCATATGTCTGGGTGCAACATGGGGGATCTTATGCCTGAAACTGCAATTTCGAGTCATGGAGATGCCACCTCTCGATCTGATATGATTGAGAACACTGGCCAACCTCAGGGTGGGGTTTCATGTGGAAAT GCTGAGGAAGAAATTCTGATATGTAATGCTGCAGTGAAAGAGTTCAAAGATTTTGACATTGGGCTAGCAGAGAAGCTTCTGGGAGTAATGGAAAAGCAAACAGACCAAGCTTCAAATCCTGACCTGCCAGAAGAGATGCTAGTGGCTCGTGTTCTTTTTGGTGGAAAATCACTTCCCAAATCCAGGTCTGATGTTTCCAATTACAAGAAAAAGCgggggagaaaaaaataa